GAATGGCTTTAGCTAAATATTGGGGTGCAAAAGTAGTACCAACTGCCGTACCTATTGATGTTAAATTACAAACAAAAGAAAATGCAAAAGGCTTTAGCTGGTAATTTATCTACAAACGAGCGCTTTAAGGATTTTTCTTAGAGCGCTCTAATAATAACTGTAGGGAAAAGAAAGGTGATTTCATTGGATTATATATTGGAAATTGAGAATATAACTAAGGAATTCCCTGGGGTTAAAGCACTTAATGGCGTTAATTTAAACATAAAACGCGGTGAAGTTCATGCCTTAGTAGGGGAAAATGGCGCAGGTAAGTCAACGTTAATGAAAATCCTTTCGGGTGTATACAGCCCTACTAAAGGTAAAATTCGGTTAGAAGGAAAAGACGTTATCTTTAAAGATCCTAAGGAAGCACAAAAGTTAGGGATTAGTATTATCCATCAAGAGTTTAGCTTAATTCCATATTTAAATGGTGTTGATAATATTTTTCTGGGGCGTGAACTGAAGAAGGTAAATGGTTTATTGGACAAACGAAAAATGAAAAAGCAAGCTGAGGAAGTTTTGCAAAGATTAAATGCGAAAATTGATCTTACTAAATCGGTAGCAAGATTAAGCATTGCCAATCAGCAATTTATTGAAATTGCTAAAGCGATTGCCATTGATACAAAAGTGTTGATCTTCGACGAACCTACAGCGAGTTTAACTGGGAAAGAAATTGATAAATTATTTGAGTTAATTGATACGTTGAAAGCAAATGGTGTAACCATTATATATATTTCTCATCACTTGGACGAAATCTTACAAAAGTGTGATCGCCTAACGTGCTTAAGAGATGGCGAATATGTTGGCACAAGAGAAGTCGCTGATTGTACCAAACAAGATATCGTGAAAATGATGGTGGGAAGAGAAATTGTTAATGCATTTCCTGATCGGCCAACTCCTAAAGGAATAGATGAAAAACCACTCTTAGAGGTTAAAAGGTTAAATAATAGTCATGTTAAAGAAATTAGTTTTTCATTAAAAAAAGGAGAAATTCTTGGGGTCGCAGGATTAGTAGGTTCAGGCAGAACAGAAACGGTTAGAGCTCTTATAGGTGCGGACGCTGCAAAAGATAAGGAAGTCTATTTGAATGGAAAAAAGGTCCAGATAAAAAATCCTTCAGATGCTTTAACACACGGGATCTGTTTAATTCCAGAAAGCAGAAAGACACAGGGCTTAGTACTTGACATGACGGTTAAGAATAATATTTCTTTACCGATCATTAAGAAACTTTCTAAAAGTCTCGGTTTTATTGATAAAAAGAAAGAGGAAGAGATGGTTACCCAATCTATTAAAGAGCTGCTAATAAAGACCCCAAGCAGTAGGCAGAAGGTCAAACACTTAAGCGGTGGGAATCAACAAAAAGTCGTTTTAGCGAAATGGCTTAATACACAATGTAATATTTTAATTTTTGATGAACCTACCCGTGGAATTGATATCGGGGCTAAGGAAGAAATATATAAGTTAATGAGAAATTTAGCTGATAAGGGAATTTCCATTATTATGATTTCTTCAGAATTACCTGAGATATTAGGAATGAGTGACAGAGTGCTTGTTATGCACAAAGGAAAAATCCAAAAAGAAATAGATGGAAAAGAAGCAACTTCAGAAAACGTAATGCACTATGCTGTTGGGGGTGTCGCTATATGAATGGAGTACAAAATGAAACAAAGGCAATTCAGTTAAATAAAGTAAAACCATTTGCTCTAAAAGAAACCTTTAAAAACCCAGAATTTTTAACCTTACTTGGCTTTTTTATTCTATGTATCTTTTTCAGTTTTTTTACTGAGGAATTTTTTTCAGCAACAAACGTTTCGAATATTGTAAGGCAAGTATCGATTAACGGAATCTTAGCAGTTGGGATGACTTTTGTCATTTTAACTGGTGGAATTGATTTATCAGTGGGATCAGTGTTGGCCTTAACCGGAACGATCATGGCGGGTTTAATGATAAATGGTGGAATGTCGCCAATATTAGCCGTATTAATTGGTATTTTGTTAGGTGCTTTACTTGGTTATATTAATGGAATCTTTGTATCCTATGCAAGAATTCCAGCCATCATTGTTACTTTGGCTATGATGGAAGTGGCAAGAGGAATTGCACTCCTATATACAGGTGGATACCCTTTGTCAGGTGTCCCTAGTTCATTTGCTTTTATTGGAAAAGGATACCTTTTTAATGTAATTCCTATGCCGGCTGTGATCATGATTTTGGTTTTTATCGTCGCATATATTATTCTTAATCATTTACCATTCGGCCGCCATATTTATGCGATTGGTGGAAATGAGGAAGCGGTTCGTTTATCTGGTGTTAAGGTAAAAAGAATTAAGACTTTGGTTTATCTCATCAGCGGAATAACGGCCAGCATTAGTGGCTTGATTATGACAGCTCGACTTTCCTCAGGTCAACCGATGGCTGGAGAAGGATACGAATTAGATGCGATTGCTGCCGTTGTGTTAGGTGGAACTAGTATTGCCGGTGGCCGTGGACATATTTTTGGAACGTTATTGGGTGCTTTATTAATGGGTGTCTTAAGTAATGGACTAAATTTAATGGGAGTTTCTCCGTATGTTCAACGGGTTTTAAAAGGTGTCATTATCGTTGGTGCTATCTACTATAGTAGTAGAAGCCAAAAGGATTAACGGTATAGAAGAAAAGAAAATATCTGGTCAGCATGAGAGATTTCCATGCTGACTTATTAATTAAAACTCTTTATTTTACAAAGAAATGTATATATGTAAGGGAAATTAGCGTGGAAAATCTATGGAAATAAGGGAGAAGTCTGTGATGAATGGAAAAATGCAAGCAGCGGTGTTACACTCACTCGGCCAGTTTCAAACTGAGCTAGTAGATATACCTCAAATAGATGAAAATGAAGTATTAATTAAGGTAGTTTATTGCGGAATATGTGGTTCGGATGTTCCACGTGCAATGGTAAGTGGTGCGCGAAAGTATCCGCTGATTTTAGGACATGAATTCACTGGTGAGGTCGCAGAAATCGGCGCAAATGTGAAAAATGTTGAGGTTGGAGATCGTATTGTCGTTGCTCCGCTCGTACCGTGCGGTGAATGCAAATATTGTAAAGCTAGTGACTATGGCTTGTGTGAAGACTATAACATTATCGGAACAGGCAGCAACGGCGCATTTGCCGAGTATGTAAAAGCACCAAAAGAACATGTTCTGCGAATTGATGATGATCTAGATTTTGAAACTGCTGCTGGAATTGAACCTGCAACAATTGGTTATCATGGTTTGCAAAAAGCAGATATTCAACCAGGTGAAACAGTTGTCGTAATGGGCTGTGGTCCGATAGGGCAATTAACCATTCAGTGGGCTAAAATCTTTGGTGCATCAACGGTTATTGGGGTAGACATATTCGAAGATAAGTTAGAGTTGGCAAGAGAACTAGGTGCAGACCTCACGATTAATGCAAAAGAACACAATGTCGTGGAAAGAATTCGCGAATTAACGGATGGTGGAGCAGATGTCGTTGCTGAAACAGCAGGAAGCAAAATTACTCAACAGCAATCGATTTTAGCTGCTAAGAAAAAAGGTCGTGTCGTATTCATTGGCATCTCGCATTCAAACCTTCCATTAGAAGAAGAAACAACAGAACATATTCTTCGCGGTGAAATTAAAATTCAAGGTACATGGAATTCATACACCGCTCCGTATCCCGGTATTTCCTGGAAAGCAACTTTAGATTTTATGGCAAAAGGTGATCTGAAATTCAAGCCAATGATTTCTCATAAAATTAAGGTTAATGAAGTTGGCCAGTATTTAAAAGGCATGGCTGATCGAACTTTACACTATAACAAAGTTTTAGTCTCATTTGGAGATAAATAGAAGCTTACTAGTATTCAAGCTAAAAAACGAATATGAAAAATATAGAGATGAAAGGTGAGATACGATGCTCCAAAAATTAAAAGAACAAGTGTTAGAAGCCAACTTAGGATTACCTAAACATAATTTAGTGACTTTTACTTGGGGAAATGTAAGTGGAATCGATCGTGATTCAGGACTTGTCGTTATTAAACCAAGTGGAATAGAGTATTCGAAGCTTAAAGTAGAAGATTTAGTCGTAGTTGATCTAGAAGGGAATGTCGTTGAAGGAAAATTAAGGCCTTCATCTGACACTAGCACTCATTTAGTGCTGTACAAAAATTTTAAGGATATTGGTGGAATTGTTCATACGCATTCAACGTGGGCAACCATTTGGTCACAGGCAACTAGAGATCTACCAGCGCTTGGTACCACCCAGGCTGATACATTTTATGGTTCAGTTCCGTGCACACGAAGGTTAACAGAAGAAGAAATTAATGGAGACTACGAGTTAGAAACTGGAAATGTCATTGTTGAAACGTTTAAACAGCGTGGGATTAATCCAAATGAAATACCATCTGTATTAGTATATAGTCATGGTCCATTTGCTTGGGGAAAAATGCAGAGGATGCACTCCATAACGCTGTTATTTTAGAAGAAGTATGTAAAATGGGTTATCACACACTTAATCTTAGTCCATCAATCCCGCCAATGGATCTAAATTTATTAGATAAACATTATCTTAGAAAACATGGTGCATTTGCGTACTATGGTCAAAAGTAAGTATTAGGATAATATAATGAAAGAAAACATTATTTAATGTTAAATTTGACTGTCGACAAATTCGAAAAATCGAACTTGCCGGCAGTCATTTTTTTTACTCTTAATATTAATAATTTGTTGTAAATTGCTCGCAGACTTGACATTTCTTCAAAATTGAACATAATCTAAATATAACCTAAGCAAAAATAAACAAATTGTTAATAAATATTAAGGAATGGTTTTAGTTAAAGGAGTAACCAGAATGCTAGCTGCTGAACGGAAATTTAAAATCATAGAGTATGTTAAAAAAAATAATGTTGCTTCTGTTTCACAATTGTCGGAAGAGTTTAATGTTCATGAAGCCACCATCCGAAGAGATTTATCAGAAATTGAAAAGGAAGGGTTTTTAAGAAGGACTCACGGTGGCGTCGTGCTTGCAGAAGGAGTTAATTCAGAGCCATCTTTTACCGTTCGTGTTACCGAAAGGGTTGAAGAAAAACAGCGCATTGGTGCAAAGGCGGCAGAGATGGTTCAAGAGGGAGAGCATATTATTTTAGATTCAGGGACAACGACCCTACAAATTGCAAGACATCTAGTGAAGAGATCAAATATTACGGTTGTGACAAATGATATAAATGTAGCAGCAGAGTTTAGGGATTCAAAAGGTATTAAAGTAATTGTCACAGGTGGAATTTTATATCCTGAGAGCTTCATGTTAAATGGTATGTTTACGAATGAGGTGCTCAAGACATTGCATGTTCATAAAGCTTTTGTAGCTACACCTGCCATCCATCCGAAATTTGGCCTTACCCATTTTGAGGAACAGCTTGTACCGGCAAAAATCGGTATGATTGATGCAGCCCAAGAGGTTATCGTTGTGGCAGATCATTATAAAATAGGCGGAATTTCCCTTCATACAGTTGCACCCCCTAAAAAAATACACAAGCTGGTGACTGGAACGGAAGCTACAGACTTACAAATCCAACAGTTTGAAGAAATGGGAATCAGTGTATTTACCGCTTAAGCAAAATGAAGCGGGACTAAACAAAGATTTTGGATAGAGTTACAAAGGGTTGGTTATTTTGTTCAACCTTTCGACTCTATGTGAAATCTTTTTTTGTTTTATGACTCATTTTACGTTTGTTCATATTTGTTTGTTTTTGTATAAATACTGCTTGATTTTTTTGTCTAATGACATTAATATAGTGCTATGATACCGCTTTCTTTTGTGTGGTAGAGTTAGTTTATATGAGTACTAGAATAACAGATTATTAGGCTTTCTAAAATGGAGGAATGAACAATGAAGTTTTTTATCGATACTGCAAACCTAGAAGATATTAAAAAGGCATATAAAATCGGAGTTTTATCAGGGGTGACCACGAATCCTTCTTTAGTTGTCAAAGAGGGTGTTAAATTTGAAGATCGAATTGCAGAAATTTGCCAAGTAGTACCCGATTGCGAATCTGTTTCTGCGGAAGTTAGCCCAGAAGCAGTTACGGCCGAAGAAATGATTGCAGAAGCAGAAGAATTAATTAAAATTAACGGTAATGATGAGAAAATAACCATTAAACTTCCAATGAATATTGCGGGATTAGAAGCTTGTCGATATCTTACAAAAAAGGGTGTTAAAACGAACGTTACACTTATTTTCACTGTCAATCAAGCACTTTTAGCAGCTCGCGCCGGGGCTACTTATGTTTCACCGTTTTTAGGTCGTTTAGATGATATTTCAGAAAATGGAGTTCAATTAGTTGTAAATATTGCTGAAGTATTCCGCATTCACAATTTAGAGTCCCAAATTATCGCTGCTTCTGTCCGCCACCCAGACCATGTAACTCGTGTAGCTTTGGCTGGAGCGCACATTGCGACTATTCCATTTTCAGTAATAGAGCAACTTACGAAGCACCCATTAACAGATCAAGGCATTGCAAAATTTGCTGCCGATTGGGAAAAAACGGTACATATTTAAGGGTATTGAGTTCGATAAAGAAAAAAAGCCGTCACTTTTATTACGGGGGAAATGGATACCCTGGCAGTGGCGGCTTTTTACATATTGGGTACAGTATCAAAAATTTTCCTTCAAAAAATAAATCAAGCAGATATATGCAGCACTTGTATTTTTGATTTAAAACTCAGAAGTATAACAATTTCAAGGGAATCCAGTGCACCATTTTTTATTTTAAGAAAAGCTTAATTTTCTTCAACCCGTTTTTGACATTGGGATAACGGTATGGGAGATCAAATCGGGTAGTTTGCTTTAGAACACTTTTTGCATGTGAAAAAGTATCGAAGCTGCCTTTTCCATGGTAAGCCCCAATACCGCTGGAACCAACCCCTCCGAACGGTAGGTGAGGGGAACCAAGGTGATAAACTGTATCATTAATACAGCCGCCCCCGAACGTAACCCTGTTTAAGATCTCCTGTTGAATTGTTTCACTTTCGGAAAAAATATAAAGAGCAAGTGGTTTTGGATGATGTTCAATTCCTTCTATTACTTCTGTTAAACTGCGGTATTCAAGAACCGGAAGGATAGGACCGAAAATTTCATCCTGCATTATGGTGTCCTCCCAGTTAATATCAGTAAGGACAGTCGGCTCGATCACTAGCTCTTCCTTCTTTACTTTTCCACCAACGAAAGTCTTACCATTATCTAAAAAAGAACAGAGTCGGTTATAATGCTTTTCACTAACGATGTGAGTATAGTCTTTATTCTCAAGTGGGTTTTCACCGTACAACTCTTTGATTGCTGATTTAAGCTCCTGCAAAAAGTCATGTTTAATTTTTCCATGAACATATAAATAATCAGGTGCCACACATGTTTGGCCGGCATTAATAAACTTCCCCCAGGCAATCCGCTTGGCAGCTAGTTTTAAATGGGCATCGTCATGAACGATACATGGGCTCTTTCCGCCTAATTCCAATGTCACTGGTGTCAAATTTTTTGATGCCGCTTCCATGATGATTTTTCCAACGGGAACGCTTCCTGTGAAAAAGATATAATCGAATTCTTCGTTTAGGAGGATCTGGCTCGTTTCTACCCCACCTTGTACAACGGATATGTATTCCTCTGGAAAGGCTTCCTGAATGATTTTTGCCAATATTTCCGAAGTTTTTGGTGTTAATTCTGATGGCTTAATGATCGCACAGTTACCCGCAGCTATTGCCCCAATTAGGGGTGCGACAGCTAATTGGAAAGGGTAATTCCAAGGTGAAATAATGAGCGACACTCCGTATGGTTCAGAGTAAATGTAGCTCGTCGAACCAAAATGAGTGATTGGGGTTTTTACTTTTTTCGGTTTTGCCCATGAACGCAGATGACTCACGGTATAACGAATTTCTTTAAGAACGATGCCAATTTCAGTTGTGTAGGCTTCAAACTCAGATT
The DNA window shown above is from Bacillus sp. T3 and carries:
- a CDS encoding sugar ABC transporter ATP-binding protein; translated protein: MDYILEIENITKEFPGVKALNGVNLNIKRGEVHALVGENGAGKSTLMKILSGVYSPTKGKIRLEGKDVIFKDPKEAQKLGISIIHQEFSLIPYLNGVDNIFLGRELKKVNGLLDKRKMKKQAEEVLQRLNAKIDLTKSVARLSIANQQFIEIAKAIAIDTKVLIFDEPTASLTGKEIDKLFELIDTLKANGVTIIYISHHLDEILQKCDRLTCLRDGEYVGTREVADCTKQDIVKMMVGREIVNAFPDRPTPKGIDEKPLLEVKRLNNSHVKEISFSLKKGEILGVAGLVGSGRTETVRALIGADAAKDKEVYLNGKKVQIKNPSDALTHGICLIPESRKTQGLVLDMTVKNNISLPIIKKLSKSLGFIDKKKEEEMVTQSIKELLIKTPSSRQKVKHLSGGNQQKVVLAKWLNTQCNILIFDEPTRGIDIGAKEEIYKLMRNLADKGISIIMISSELPEILGMSDRVLVMHKGKIQKEIDGKEATSENVMHYAVGGVAI
- a CDS encoding ABC transporter permease, which translates into the protein MNGVQNETKAIQLNKVKPFALKETFKNPEFLTLLGFFILCIFFSFFTEEFFSATNVSNIVRQVSINGILAVGMTFVILTGGIDLSVGSVLALTGTIMAGLMINGGMSPILAVLIGILLGALLGYINGIFVSYARIPAIIVTLAMMEVARGIALLYTGGYPLSGVPSSFAFIGKGYLFNVIPMPAVIMILVFIVAYIILNHLPFGRHIYAIGGNEEAVRLSGVKVKRIKTLVYLISGITASISGLIMTARLSSGQPMAGEGYELDAIAAVVLGGTSIAGGRGHIFGTLLGALLMGVLSNGLNLMGVSPYVQRVLKGVIIVGAIYYSSRSQKD
- a CDS encoding galactitol-1-phosphate 5-dehydrogenase: MNGKMQAAVLHSLGQFQTELVDIPQIDENEVLIKVVYCGICGSDVPRAMVSGARKYPLILGHEFTGEVAEIGANVKNVEVGDRIVVAPLVPCGECKYCKASDYGLCEDYNIIGTGSNGAFAEYVKAPKEHVLRIDDDLDFETAAGIEPATIGYHGLQKADIQPGETVVVMGCGPIGQLTIQWAKIFGASTVIGVDIFEDKLELARELGADLTINAKEHNVVERIRELTDGGADVVAETAGSKITQQQSILAAKKKGRVVFIGISHSNLPLEEETTEHILRGEIKIQGTWNSYTAPYPGISWKATLDFMAKGDLKFKPMISHKIKVNEVGQYLKGMADRTLHYNKVLVSFGDK
- a CDS encoding DeoR/GlpR family DNA-binding transcription regulator; its protein translation is MLAAERKFKIIEYVKKNNVASVSQLSEEFNVHEATIRRDLSEIEKEGFLRRTHGGVVLAEGVNSEPSFTVRVTERVEEKQRIGAKAAEMVQEGEHIILDSGTTTLQIARHLVKRSNITVVTNDINVAAEFRDSKGIKVIVTGGILYPESFMLNGMFTNEVLKTLHVHKAFVATPAIHPKFGLTHFEEQLVPAKIGMIDAAQEVIVVADHYKIGGISLHTVAPPKKIHKLVTGTEATDLQIQQFEEMGISVFTA
- the fsa gene encoding fructose-6-phosphate aldolase translates to MKFFIDTANLEDIKKAYKIGVLSGVTTNPSLVVKEGVKFEDRIAEICQVVPDCESVSAEVSPEAVTAEEMIAEAEELIKINGNDEKITIKLPMNIAGLEACRYLTKKGVKTNVTLIFTVNQALLAARAGATYVSPFLGRLDDISENGVQLVVNIAEVFRIHNLESQIIAASVRHPDHVTRVALAGAHIATIPFSVIEQLTKHPLTDQGIAKFAADWEKTVHI
- a CDS encoding aldehyde dehydrogenase, yielding MNKVTALVTKQKAFFRTDQTKDIDFRLDALNKLRLAIKHHEKILMDALKADLNKSEFEAYTTEIGIVLKEIRYTVSHLRSWAKPKKVKTPITHFGSTSYIYSEPYGVSLIISPWNYPFQLAVAPLIGAIAAGNCAIIKPSELTPKTSEILAKIIQEAFPEEYISVVQGGVETSQILLNEEFDYIFFTGSVPVGKIIMEAASKNLTPVTLELGGKSPCIVHDDAHLKLAAKRIAWGKFINAGQTCVAPDYLYVHGKIKHDFLQELKSAIKELYGENPLENKDYTHIVSEKHYNRLCSFLDNGKTFVGGKVKKEELVIEPTVLTDINWEDTIMQDEIFGPILPVLEYRSLTEVIEGIEHHPKPLALYIFSESETIQQEILNRVTFGGGCINDTVYHLGSPHLPFGGVGSSGIGAYHGKGSFDTFSHAKSVLKQTTRFDLPYRYPNVKNGLKKIKLFLK